A stretch of the Streptomyces sp. NBC_00078 genome encodes the following:
- a CDS encoding CbtB domain-containing protein, translating into MAQHVAQPTVTTPVVPAKLPLKDIAPWAVFVGVLMLVLLYFVGAEQGATSVFSGTDVHEWVHDARHLLGFPCH; encoded by the coding sequence ATGGCGCAGCATGTCGCCCAGCCGACAGTCACCACCCCCGTCGTACCCGCCAAGCTGCCGCTGAAGGACATAGCCCCCTGGGCCGTCTTCGTCGGCGTCCTGATGCTGGTCCTGCTCTACTTCGTCGGCGCCGAACAGGGCGCCACCTCCGTGTTCAGCGGCACGGACGTCCATGAGTGGGTACACGATGCCCGCCACCTGCTCGGCTTCCCCTGCCACTGA
- a CDS encoding MFS transporter: protein MTAPKAQAEPASPTRMRPWRFVVWFGTVSLLADFVYEGARSITGPLLASLGASALVVGVVTGAGEAAALGLRLVSGPLADRTRRFWGLAIAGYALTVISVPLLGVVGALWVACALVIAERVGKAVRSPAKDTLLSHATAATGRGRGFAVHEAMDQVGALIGPLVVAGMLALTGGDYGPALGVLAAPGVAVLALLVWLRARVPDPEAYEQETVPPANAPAPDGRLPRAFWTYATFTAATTAGFTTFGLLSYHLVERHLMATAWVPVLYAAAMVVDALSALATGWLYDRVGPRVLVALPVLTGAVPMLAFTNTVAVAVIGSLVWGAAVGIQESTLRATVADLVPAGRRATAYGVFAGVVGAASLAGGAVTGALYGASIPALIGVVVTVQVLALVLLAVTGSGRSRQRRGRTG, encoded by the coding sequence ATGACAGCCCCGAAAGCCCAGGCAGAGCCGGCGTCACCGACCCGGATGCGCCCCTGGCGGTTCGTGGTGTGGTTCGGCACGGTCAGCCTGCTCGCGGACTTCGTGTACGAGGGCGCCCGCTCGATCACCGGGCCACTGCTCGCCTCGCTCGGCGCGTCGGCCCTGGTGGTGGGCGTGGTCACCGGCGCCGGAGAGGCGGCCGCGCTCGGACTGCGGCTGGTCTCGGGTCCGTTGGCGGACCGCACCCGGCGCTTCTGGGGGCTGGCGATCGCCGGATACGCGCTGACGGTGATCTCCGTACCCCTCCTGGGCGTTGTAGGAGCCCTGTGGGTGGCCTGCGCTCTGGTGATCGCCGAAAGGGTCGGCAAGGCGGTCCGCTCACCCGCGAAGGACACCCTGCTGTCGCATGCCACGGCCGCGACCGGGCGGGGGCGCGGCTTCGCCGTGCATGAGGCGATGGACCAGGTCGGCGCACTCATCGGCCCGCTCGTCGTGGCCGGCATGCTCGCCCTGACCGGCGGCGACTACGGACCGGCCCTCGGAGTGCTCGCCGCCCCGGGCGTCGCGGTACTGGCCCTGCTGGTCTGGCTGCGGGCGCGCGTGCCCGATCCGGAGGCGTACGAGCAGGAGACAGTGCCTCCCGCGAACGCACCCGCGCCGGACGGCCGCCTGCCGCGCGCGTTCTGGACGTACGCGACGTTCACCGCCGCCACCACCGCGGGCTTCACCACCTTCGGCCTGCTCTCCTACCACCTCGTCGAACGCCACCTGATGGCGACGGCATGGGTGCCGGTGCTGTACGCCGCCGCCATGGTCGTCGACGCCCTCTCCGCACTGGCGACCGGCTGGCTGTACGACCGGGTCGGGCCGCGGGTGCTGGTCGCCCTGCCGGTGCTGACCGGCGCCGTCCCGATGCTGGCGTTCACGAACACGGTGGCGGTGGCCGTGATCGGCTCCCTGGTGTGGGGCGCGGCCGTGGGCATCCAGGAGTCCACGCTGCGCGCCACGGTCGCCGACCTTGTGCCGGCGGGGCGGCGCGCGACCGCGTACGGGGTCTTCGCGGGAGTGGTCGGCGCGGCGAGTCTGGCGGGCGGCGCGGTGACCGGCGCCCTGTACGGCGCGTCGATCCCGGCCCTGATCGGGGTGGTCGTGACCGTACAGGTGCTGGCCCTTGTCCTGCTGGCGGTCACCGGGAGCGGACGGTCGCGTCAGCGCAGGGGCCGAACCGGGTAG
- a CDS encoding CbtA family protein, producing MNSTTVRNLLVRGMLAGLAAGVLALVAAYLLGEPYVDKAIGFEEAHSHEHEMEVVSRSLQSTAGLATGVLVYGVAFGGIAALAYCFALGRVGRFSPRATALLLSGCALLTVYVTPFLKYPANPPSVGSADTIGKRTTLYFLMMLLSVLLAIAATILGKRLQPNLGTWWATVVAVAAFAVVIGLAYEFLPVVNEVPKDFPATVLWRFRLAALAIQATLWGSFGLVFGELAERLLNPKPVSAAAKATVTAPS from the coding sequence ATGAACTCCACAACGGTAAGAAACCTCCTGGTGCGGGGCATGCTCGCCGGCCTGGCCGCCGGCGTGCTCGCCCTCGTTGCCGCCTATCTGCTCGGTGAACCGTATGTAGACAAGGCGATCGGCTTCGAGGAGGCGCACTCCCACGAGCACGAGATGGAAGTCGTCTCCCGCTCCCTGCAGTCGACCGCCGGTCTCGCCACCGGCGTTCTGGTCTACGGGGTCGCGTTCGGCGGCATCGCCGCGCTCGCCTACTGCTTCGCCCTCGGCCGCGTCGGCCGCTTCTCGCCGCGGGCGACCGCGCTGCTGCTGTCCGGCTGCGCGCTGCTGACGGTGTACGTGACGCCGTTCCTGAAGTACCCGGCCAATCCGCCGTCGGTCGGCAGCGCCGACACCATCGGCAAGCGCACCACCCTGTACTTCCTGATGATGCTGCTCAGCGTGCTCCTCGCGATCGCAGCCACCATCCTCGGCAAGCGACTCCAGCCGAACCTGGGCACCTGGTGGGCGACGGTGGTCGCGGTTGCCGCGTTCGCCGTCGTGATCGGCCTGGCGTACGAGTTCCTGCCCGTCGTCAACGAGGTGCCGAAGGACTTCCCGGCCACCGTGCTGTGGCGCTTCCGGCTCGCCGCCCTGGCCATCCAGGCCACCCTCTGGGGCAGCTTCGGACTCGTCTTCGGCGAGCTGGCCGAGCGGTTGCTGAACCCGAAGCCCGTGTCGGCGGCCGCGAAGGCGACGGTCACCGCTCCCAGCTGA
- a CDS encoding glycosyl hydrolase produces the protein MSAPTRRRPWLTTCAIAATAALIAIPASAASGRNNSPFGARALAQLAAQREQSAGAMSPSLKGGNEDGDDGNEADEIAEGADQYAEARTSPGVVAPGAYGAAWNDLTNLRSTGGSWRNVTDLPYNSDDPRYRDIDSNSSGGSGDVTGRMAAMAADDDGYVYAGSAGGGVWRSRSGGGHWQPISDRLPAQSTGALALDGGGRLWLGTGEATTNADAYLGSGVYVLSHPHHGAFSTRGRVGGDELESTTIHELRFGGGKVWAATSEGVWSHSTRTLKGHWKLEFAPNPEYLPGRSKANDPQAPYKNIANDIAIDPKDPRKVVLAVGWRSGDDYNGFYAKDSSGTWTRVTSGLGDLPADADDVGNVTFARSADGSRYYAIDQSPEQLNTNPDSGLEGIYVSKSGSPTGSWTKIADYKGLAADGSALTTSGYMPGVQAWYNQFLTVDPANADHVYAGLEEVYETKDGGSTWSTVGPYWNFTFPCWSIDPAKQTGDCNQTTHSDQHGVAIGRYHGKSFVYAGNDGGVYKRPVDGSQDASGHATDWTSLNDGTIDTLQYYSVGVGKDLDHGGVSVTGGLQDNGQSVLRSNDRVMGSDFGGDGGDTLTDPANGCNIAEEYVYLSLQVTQNCAVNDGSWVNDPSKATSYNVAPADSATSEARFIAPLAADAKNSSTWIAGGRHIWAQTKGYAIRSGSEWKSLYDLGAGRTATAVAASGGKVYAAWCGPCNNEGFARGISVGNADGTGWHDITLPAAGADGTVPNRYLSGFAIDPKNAGHVYLTVNGFSRQWTEGPGAGVGHVFESTDGGTTWKDISRNLPDVPTDSAVVTPDGGLAVGTDLGVVYRAPGRTTWQRVGSLPAVAVLQLKLSPDGRSLYAATHGRGIYTIKVRDCD, from the coding sequence GTGTCAGCACCAACCCGAAGAAGACCATGGCTCACGACCTGCGCCATCGCCGCAACCGCCGCACTCATCGCGATACCCGCAAGCGCCGCGTCCGGCCGGAACAACAGCCCCTTCGGCGCCCGCGCCCTCGCCCAACTCGCCGCCCAGCGCGAGCAGTCGGCCGGTGCCATGAGCCCCAGCCTGAAGGGCGGGAACGAAGACGGCGACGACGGCAACGAGGCCGACGAGATAGCCGAGGGCGCGGACCAGTACGCAGAGGCGCGTACCTCGCCCGGCGTCGTCGCGCCCGGCGCGTACGGCGCCGCCTGGAACGACCTGACCAACCTGCGCAGCACTGGCGGCAGTTGGCGCAACGTCACCGATCTGCCGTACAACTCCGACGACCCGCGCTACCGGGACATCGACTCCAACTCCAGCGGCGGCTCGGGCGACGTCACCGGCCGGATGGCCGCGATGGCCGCCGACGACGACGGGTACGTGTACGCGGGCAGCGCGGGCGGTGGCGTGTGGCGCTCCCGGTCCGGCGGCGGGCACTGGCAGCCCATCAGCGACCGGCTGCCGGCGCAGTCCACCGGCGCGCTCGCACTCGACGGCGGCGGACGGCTGTGGCTGGGAACCGGCGAGGCGACGACCAACGCCGACGCCTACCTCGGCAGCGGCGTCTACGTCCTGTCCCACCCGCACCACGGCGCCTTCTCCACCCGCGGCCGGGTCGGCGGCGACGAACTGGAGTCCACCACCATCCACGAGCTGCGCTTCGGCGGCGGCAAGGTGTGGGCGGCGACCAGTGAGGGCGTGTGGAGCCACTCGACCAGGACGCTGAAGGGCCACTGGAAGCTGGAGTTCGCGCCCAACCCCGAGTACCTGCCGGGCCGTTCGAAGGCGAACGACCCCCAGGCCCCGTACAAGAACATCGCCAACGACATCGCGATCGACCCGAAGGACCCGCGCAAGGTCGTCCTCGCGGTCGGCTGGCGCAGCGGCGACGACTACAACGGCTTCTACGCCAAGGACTCCAGCGGCACCTGGACGCGAGTCACCAGCGGTCTGGGCGACCTGCCCGCCGACGCGGACGACGTCGGCAACGTCACCTTCGCCCGTTCCGCCGACGGCTCCCGCTACTACGCCATCGACCAGTCGCCCGAGCAGCTGAACACCAACCCGGACAGCGGCCTGGAGGGCATCTACGTATCCAAGTCCGGCTCCCCCACCGGCTCCTGGACGAAGATCGCCGACTACAAGGGCCTGGCCGCCGACGGCTCGGCACTGACCACCAGCGGCTACATGCCGGGCGTACAGGCCTGGTACAACCAGTTCCTCACCGTCGACCCGGCGAACGCGGACCACGTCTACGCGGGCCTGGAGGAGGTCTACGAGACCAAGGACGGCGGCAGCACCTGGTCCACCGTCGGCCCGTACTGGAACTTCACCTTCCCCTGCTGGTCCATCGACCCGGCCAAGCAGACCGGCGACTGCAACCAGACCACCCACTCCGACCAGCACGGCGTCGCGATCGGCCGCTACCACGGCAAGAGCTTCGTCTACGCCGGCAACGACGGCGGCGTCTACAAGCGCCCGGTGGACGGCTCTCAGGACGCCTCCGGCCACGCCACCGACTGGACCTCACTCAACGACGGCACGATCGACACCCTGCAGTACTACTCGGTGGGTGTCGGCAAGGACCTGGACCACGGCGGCGTCTCCGTGACCGGCGGCCTGCAGGACAACGGCCAGTCCGTCCTGCGCAGCAACGACAGGGTGATGGGCTCCGACTTCGGCGGAGACGGCGGCGACACCCTCACCGACCCGGCCAACGGCTGCAACATCGCCGAGGAGTACGTCTACCTCTCCCTCCAGGTCACCCAGAACTGCGCCGTGAACGACGGCAGTTGGGTCAATGACCCCAGCAAGGCCACCTCGTACAACGTCGCCCCGGCCGACAGCGCGACCAGCGAGGCCCGCTTCATCGCCCCGCTCGCGGCCGACGCGAAGAACTCCTCGACGTGGATCGCGGGCGGCCGGCACATCTGGGCGCAGACCAAGGGATACGCCATCCGCAGCGGCTCGGAGTGGAAGAGCCTGTACGACCTCGGCGCCGGACGCACCGCGACCGCCGTCGCGGCCTCGGGCGGCAAGGTGTACGCGGCCTGGTGCGGCCCCTGCAACAACGAGGGCTTCGCCCGCGGCATCTCCGTCGGCAACGCGGACGGCACCGGCTGGCACGACATCACCCTGCCCGCCGCGGGCGCGGACGGGACCGTGCCCAACCGCTACCTCAGCGGCTTCGCCATCGACCCGAAGAACGCCGGCCATGTCTACCTCACGGTCAACGGCTTCTCCCGGCAGTGGACCGAGGGTCCGGGCGCCGGCGTCGGCCACGTCTTCGAGTCCACCGACGGCGGCACCACCTGGAAGGACATCTCCAGAAACCTCCCCGACGTGCCGACCGACTCCGCGGTCGTCACGCCGGACGGCGGCCTCGCGGTGGGTACCGACCTCGGCGTCGTCTACCGGGCGCCGGGCCGCACGACCTGGCAGCGCGTGGGCAGCCTCCCGGCCGTCGCGGTGCTCCAACTGAAGCTGAGCCCCGACGGACGGTCGCTGTACGCGGCCACGCACGGCCGCGGCATCTACACGATCAAGGTGCGCGACTGCGACTGA
- a CDS encoding NAD-dependent succinate-semialdehyde dehydrogenase: MTDTPTQLFIGGAWVDAADGATMPIDDPATGEILCHVADAGPKEARLAEEAAAQAQTEWARTAPRVRSEILRRAYEIIIERTDELAHLMTSEMGKPLAEARGEVAYAAEFFRWFSEEAVRIDGGYGTLPDGRNRMLLSRRPVGPCLLITPWNFPLAMGTRKIGPAIAAGCTMVLKPAPQTPLSSLALAAILKEAGLPDGVLNVVTTSRAAEVCEPLLRGGRIRKLSFTGSTAVGQLLLAQSAEAVVRTSMELGGNAPFIVFEDADLDKAVDGAMVAKMRNMGEACTAANRFFVHRSVAEEFGRRLAERMGALVVGPGTREGVDVGPLIDRTGRGKVEELVADAVERGAQVLVGGRTPEGPGCFYPPTVLAGVDPASRLMGTEIFGPVAAILTFDDEDEVVSRANDTPWGLVGYVFTEGLDRALRVSERLEVGMVGLNTGLVSNPAAPFGGVKQSGLGREGGRVGLDEFLEYQYLAVPVG, encoded by the coding sequence ATGACCGACACACCCACGCAGTTGTTCATCGGCGGCGCCTGGGTGGACGCCGCGGACGGTGCCACCATGCCCATCGACGACCCGGCGACCGGCGAGATCCTCTGCCATGTCGCCGACGCGGGGCCCAAGGAGGCCCGGCTCGCCGAGGAAGCGGCCGCGCAGGCACAGACGGAATGGGCCCGTACGGCACCCCGGGTGCGCAGCGAGATCCTGCGCCGCGCCTACGAGATCATCATCGAGCGCACCGATGAGCTCGCCCATCTGATGACGTCCGAGATGGGCAAGCCGCTGGCCGAGGCCAGGGGGGAGGTGGCGTACGCGGCCGAGTTCTTCCGCTGGTTCTCCGAGGAGGCCGTCCGTATCGACGGCGGCTACGGCACCCTTCCCGACGGCCGCAACCGCATGCTGCTCTCCCGCCGCCCGGTCGGCCCCTGCCTGCTGATCACCCCGTGGAACTTCCCCCTGGCCATGGGCACCCGCAAGATCGGCCCGGCCATCGCGGCCGGTTGCACGATGGTGCTCAAGCCGGCCCCGCAGACCCCGCTGTCCAGTCTGGCGCTCGCCGCGATCCTCAAGGAGGCCGGGCTGCCGGACGGCGTGCTGAACGTCGTCACCACCTCCCGTGCGGCAGAGGTGTGTGAGCCGCTCCTGCGCGGCGGGCGGATCCGCAAGCTCTCCTTCACCGGCTCCACGGCCGTCGGGCAGCTGCTCCTCGCCCAGAGCGCGGAGGCGGTCGTACGGACCTCGATGGAGCTGGGCGGCAACGCGCCGTTCATCGTCTTCGAGGACGCCGACCTGGACAAGGCCGTGGACGGCGCGATGGTCGCCAAGATGCGCAACATGGGCGAGGCGTGCACGGCGGCGAACCGCTTCTTCGTGCACCGGTCGGTGGCGGAGGAGTTCGGCCGGCGCCTGGCCGAGCGCATGGGCGCGCTCGTCGTGGGCCCGGGCACCCGGGAGGGCGTCGACGTCGGCCCGCTGATCGACAGGACGGGACGCGGCAAGGTGGAGGAACTGGTCGCCGACGCGGTGGAACGCGGGGCACAGGTGCTCGTAGGCGGCCGTACGCCCGAAGGCCCCGGCTGCTTCTACCCGCCGACCGTGCTGGCCGGCGTCGATCCCGCAAGCCGCCTGATGGGCACGGAGATCTTCGGCCCCGTCGCCGCGATCCTCACCTTCGACGACGAGGACGAGGTGGTGAGCCGTGCCAACGACACCCCCTGGGGACTCGTCGGCTACGTCTTCACCGAGGGCCTCGACCGTGCCCTGCGGGTGAGCGAGCGGCTGGAAGTGGGCATGGTGGGGCTGAACACAGGTCTCGTGTCCAACCCTGCCGCCCCCTTCGGCGGGGTCAAGCAGTCCGGCCTCGGTCGCGAGGGAGGACGGGTGGGCCTCGACGAGTTCCTGGAGTACCAGTACCTCGCGGTGCCCGTGGGATGA
- a CDS encoding sigma-70 family RNA polymerase sigma factor, with protein MITPVLPAPRRAERAAADASATAWALAAGKGDPHAAEHFVRALHGDVLRYVAYLSGDPQIADDLAQDTFLRALDSLPRFQGQASARTWLLSIARRAVADSFRRAAVRPRSSDRHDWQSAMERSQPRGLPGFDDGIALLDLLETLPDERREAFVLTQVVGLSYDEAAGFIGCPVGTVRSRVARARATLERLLLEAESQAARAA; from the coding sequence GTGATCACTCCTGTCCTGCCTGCTCCCCGCCGGGCGGAGCGCGCGGCGGCGGACGCCTCCGCCACCGCCTGGGCACTGGCCGCCGGTAAGGGCGACCCCCACGCGGCCGAGCACTTCGTGCGCGCGCTGCACGGCGACGTACTGCGTTATGTCGCCTACCTGAGCGGCGATCCCCAGATCGCCGACGACCTGGCCCAGGACACGTTCCTGCGGGCCCTCGACAGCCTGCCGCGTTTCCAGGGGCAGGCCTCGGCCCGCACCTGGCTGCTGTCCATCGCCCGCCGTGCGGTGGCCGACAGCTTCCGCCGGGCCGCGGTCCGGCCCCGGTCGTCCGACCGGCACGACTGGCAGTCGGCGATGGAACGTTCCCAGCCCCGCGGACTGCCGGGCTTCGACGACGGCATCGCACTCCTCGACCTGCTGGAGACGCTGCCGGACGAGCGCCGCGAGGCGTTCGTGCTGACCCAGGTGGTGGGACTGTCCTACGACGAGGCGGCCGGTTTCATCGGCTGCCCCGTCGGCACCGTCCGCTCCAGGGTGGCCCGCGCCCGGGCCACCCTGGAGCGCCTGCTGCTGGAAGCCGAGAGCCAGGCCGCCAGGGCAGCTTGA
- the katG gene encoding catalase/peroxidase HPI: MSEKNDAAEAKCPVAHDRALHPTQGGGNRQWWPEKLNLKILAKNPAVANPLGEDFDYATAFQSLDLAAVKQDITEVLTDSKDWWPADFGHYGPFMIRMAWHSAGTYRISDGRGGAGAGQQRFAPLNSWPDNGNLDKARRLLWPVKKKYGKSLSWADLMILAGNVALESMGFDTFGFGGGRADVWESEEDVYWGPEKVWLDDQRYTGDRELESPLGAVQMGLIYVNPEGPNGNPDPIAAARDIRETFRRMAMDDEETVALIAGGHTFGKTHGAGDASLVGADPEAAPIEAQGLGWASTYGTGKGGDAITSGLEVTWTATPTQWGNGFFKNLFEYEYELTQSPAGANQWVAKDAEAIIPDAHDASKKKLPTMLTTDLSLRFDPIYGPISRRFYENPAEFADAFARAWFKLTHRDMGPKSLYLGPEVPAETLIWQDPLPQAEGAVIDAGDVASLKAKLLDSGLTVSQLVTTAWASASTFRNSDKRGGANGARIRLQPQAGWEVNQPDELAQVLRVLEGVQSEFNSGAKKVSLADLIVLGGAAAVEKAAKDAGHDIEVPFTPGRVDATEEHTDAESFEALEPTADGFRNYLGKGNRLPAEYLLLDRANLLGLSAPELTVLVGGLRVLGANHQQTSYGVFTDTPGKLTNDFFVNLLDLGTTWKSTSEDQNTFEGRDDVTGEVKWTGTRADLVFGSNSELRAVAEVYAADDAKEKFVKDFVDAWVKVSNADRFDLV; this comes from the coding sequence CGGAGAAGCTCAACCTGAAGATCCTTGCCAAGAACCCGGCCGTGGCCAACCCGCTCGGTGAGGACTTCGACTACGCCACGGCGTTCCAGAGCCTCGACCTGGCAGCGGTCAAACAGGACATCACCGAGGTGCTGACGGACTCCAAGGACTGGTGGCCGGCCGACTTCGGTCACTACGGCCCCTTCATGATCCGTATGGCCTGGCACAGCGCGGGCACCTACCGCATCAGCGACGGCCGCGGCGGCGCCGGCGCCGGCCAGCAGCGCTTCGCCCCCCTGAACAGCTGGCCGGACAACGGCAACCTCGACAAGGCCCGCCGTCTGCTGTGGCCGGTCAAGAAGAAGTACGGCAAGAGCCTGTCCTGGGCCGACCTCATGATCCTCGCCGGCAACGTCGCCCTGGAGTCGATGGGCTTCGACACCTTCGGCTTCGGCGGCGGCCGCGCGGACGTATGGGAGTCCGAGGAGGACGTGTACTGGGGTCCCGAGAAGGTCTGGCTCGACGACCAGCGCTACACCGGCGACCGTGAGCTGGAGAGCCCGCTCGGCGCGGTCCAGATGGGCCTCATCTACGTCAACCCCGAGGGCCCGAACGGCAACCCGGACCCGATCGCCGCGGCCCGCGACATCCGCGAGACCTTCCGCCGGATGGCGATGGACGACGAGGAGACCGTCGCCCTCATCGCCGGTGGTCACACCTTCGGCAAGACCCACGGCGCCGGCGACGCGAGCCTGGTCGGCGCCGACCCCGAGGCCGCCCCGATCGAGGCCCAGGGCCTGGGCTGGGCGAGCACGTACGGCACCGGCAAGGGCGGCGACGCGATCACGTCCGGCCTGGAGGTCACCTGGACCGCCACCCCGACCCAGTGGGGCAACGGCTTCTTCAAGAACCTCTTCGAGTACGAGTACGAGCTCACGCAGAGCCCCGCCGGGGCCAACCAGTGGGTGGCGAAGGACGCCGAGGCGATCATCCCCGACGCGCACGACGCGTCGAAGAAGAAGCTTCCGACGATGCTCACCACCGACCTGTCGCTGCGCTTCGACCCGATCTACGGCCCCATCTCGCGCCGCTTCTACGAGAACCCCGCGGAGTTCGCGGACGCCTTCGCCCGCGCCTGGTTCAAGCTGACCCACCGTGACATGGGCCCGAAGTCGCTGTACCTCGGCCCGGAGGTCCCGGCGGAGACCCTGATCTGGCAGGACCCGCTGCCGCAGGCCGAGGGTGCGGTCATCGACGCCGGTGACGTCGCGTCCCTCAAGGCCAAGCTGCTCGACTCGGGTCTGACCGTCTCGCAGCTGGTCACCACCGCGTGGGCGTCGGCCTCGACGTTCCGCAACAGCGACAAGCGCGGCGGTGCCAACGGCGCCCGTATCCGTCTGCAGCCGCAGGCCGGCTGGGAGGTGAACCAGCCGGACGAGCTGGCGCAGGTGCTGCGTGTCCTGGAGGGCGTCCAGTCGGAGTTCAACTCCGGCGCCAAGAAGGTCTCCCTGGCCGACCTGATCGTCCTCGGTGGCGCCGCCGCCGTGGAGAAGGCCGCCAAGGACGCCGGTCACGACATCGAGGTGCCCTTCACCCCGGGTCGCGTGGACGCCACGGAGGAGCACACCGACGCCGAGTCCTTCGAGGCGCTGGAGCCCACCGCGGACGGCTTCCGCAACTACCTGGGCAAGGGCAACCGCCTGCCGGCCGAGTACCTGCTGCTCGACCGGGCGAACCTGCTCGGCCTGAGCGCCCCCGAGCTGACCGTCCTCGTCGGCGGCCTGCGCGTCCTGGGCGCCAACCACCAGCAGACCTCGTACGGCGTCTTCACCGACACCCCGGGCAAGCTGACGAACGACTTCTTCGTCAACCTGCTCGACCTGGGCACGACGTGGAAGTCCACCTCCGAGGACCAGAACACCTTCGAGGGCCGCGACGACGTGACCGGCGAGGTCAAGTGGACCGGCACCCGCGCCGACCTCGTCTTCGGCTCGAACTCCGAGCTGCGCGCGGTCGCCGAGGTCTACGCGGCCGACGACGCGAAGGAGAAGTTCGTGAAGGACTTCGTCGACGCGTGGGTCAAGGTCTCGAACGCGGACCGGTTCGACCTCGTCTGA